Proteins encoded by one window of Pelecanus crispus isolate bPelCri1 chromosome 8, bPelCri1.pri, whole genome shotgun sequence:
- the TSHZ3 gene encoding teashirt homolog 3: MDSESHISETSDRMADFESSSIKNEEESKEVSIPLEDSTVSDSLEQMKAVYNNFLSNSYWSNLNLNLHQPISEKNNGSSSSSSSSSSSCGSGSFDWHQTAMAKTLQQVSQSRILPEPSLFSTVQLYRQSSKLYGSIFTGASKFRCKDCSAAYDTLVELTVHMNETGHYRDDNHETDNNNPKRWSKPRKRSLLEMEGKEDAQKVLKCMYCGHSFESLQDLSVHMIKTKHYQKVPLKEPVTPVAAKIIPATRKKASLELELPSSPDSTGGTPKATISDTNDALQKNSNPYITPNNRYGHQNGASYAWHFEARKSQILKCMECGSSHDTLQELTAHMMVTGHFIKVTNSAMKKGKPIIEAPATPTIASLVDEKIQSVPLAATTFTSPSNTPSSVSPKLNVEIKKEVDKERGIADDKMKDKEKSSEDEEKYDISSKYHYLTENDLEESPKGGLDILKSLENTVTSAINKAQNGTPSWGGYPSIHAAYQLPNMMKLSLGSSGKSTPLKPMFGNNELVSPSKNQPLVSPPSSQTSPVPKTNFHAMEELVKKVTEKVAKVEEKMKEPEGKLSPMKRATPSPCSSELSEPLKMESSNDGGFKSQQNSPVPQRDGCKDSPTVEPVENGKEPVKSVVGSLSSSTAIITDHPPEQPFVNPLSALQSVMNIHLGKAAKPSLPALDPMSMLFKMSNSLAEKAAVATPPLQSKKTDHLDRYFYHVNNDQPIDLTKGKSDKSCSLGSALLSSTSTSSASSSSTVTTAKTSAVVSFMSNSPLRENALSDISDMLKNLTESHTSKSSTPSSISEKSDIDGTTIEEPEESTPAQKRKGRQSNWNPQHLLILQAQFAASLRQTSEGKYIMSDLSPQERMHISRFTGLSMTTISHWLANVKYQLRRTGGTKFLKNLDTGHPVFFCNDCASQIRTPSTYISHLESHLGFRLRDLSKLSSEQINNQIAQAKSPSEKLVTSSPEEDIGTSYQCKLCNRTFASKHAVKLHLSKTHGKSPEDHLLYVSELEKQ, encoded by the coding sequence ATGGACAGTGAGTCACATATCAGTGAGACAAGTGACCGTATGGCAGACTTCGAGAGCAGCTCTattaaaaatgaggaagagaGCAAGGAGGTTTCAATACCACTGGAAGACTCTACTGTATCTGATAGTTTAGAACAAATGAAAGCCGTATATAATAACTTCCTCTCCAATTCCTACTGGTCCAATCTCAATTTGAACCTTCACCAGCcgatttcagaaaaaaacaatggtagcagcagcagtagcagcagcagcagtagcagttGTGGAAGTGGCAGCTTCGACTGGCACCAGACTGCTATGGCTAAAACACTGCAGCAAGTTTCCCAGAGCAGGATTCTTCCTGAACCAAGCCTTTTTAGCACAGTTCAATTGTACAGACAAAGCAGTAAGCTTTATGGCTCTATATTTACTGGAGCCAGTAAATTCCGCTGTAAAGACTGCAGTGCTGCCTATGATACTTTAGTAGAATTAACAGTGCACATGAATGAAACGGGACATTATCGAGACGACAACCATGAAACTGATAACAATAACCCCAAAAGATGGTCCAAACCTCGTAAACGTTCTTTGCTTGaaatggaagggaaagaagatgcCCAGAAAGTATTAAAGTGTATGTACTGTGGTCATTCATTCGAATCTCTTCAGGATTTGAGTGTTCATAtgatcaaaacaaaacactaccAAAAAGTGCCTCTGAAGGAACCTGTTACACCTGTAGCAGCAAAAATTATcccagctactagaaagaaagcATCACTGGAGCTTGAACTTCCAAGTTCTCCAGATTCCACAGGTGGGACACCAAAAGCAACAATCTCAGATACCAATGATGCGCTTCAAAAGAATTCTAATCCTTACATTACACCAAATAATCGCTATGGTCACCAGAACGGTGCCAGCTATGCCTGGCACTTTGAGGCGAGGAAATCTCAAATTCTGAAGTGCATGGAGTGCGGGAGTTCACATGACACTCTGCAGGAACTCACGGCTCACATGATGGTGACGGGACATTTTATTAAAGTCACTAACTCTGCCATGAAAAAAGGGAAGCCAATTATAGAAGCCCCAGCGACACCGACAATAGCGTCCTTAGTAGATGAGAAAATCCAGTCTGTGCCACTAGCTGCCACCACTTTTACGTCTCCTTCCAATACACCTTCTAGTGTTTCCCCTAAAttaaatgttgaaataaaaaaagaagtagataAAGAAAGAGGCATTGCTGATgacaaaatgaaagacaaagaaaagtcAAGTGAAGATGAGGAGAAGTATGATATCTCCTCAAAATACCATTACTTGACTGAAAACGACCTAGAAGAAAGCCCTAAGGGGGGATTAGATATACTGAAGTCTTTAGAAAACACAGTTACATCAGCTATAAACAAAGCCCAGAATGGCACCCCAAGCTGGGGTGGCTACCCCAGCATTCATGCTGCCTATCAGCTGCCTAATATGATGAAGCTGTCATTGGGTTCGTCTGGGAAGAGTACACCATTAAAACCTATGTTCGGAAACAATGAACTAGTATCACCAAGTAAAAACCAGCCCTTGGTATCTCCACCAAGCAGTCAGACCTCACCTGTGCCAAAAACAAACTTTCACGCCATGGAAGAATTGGTAAAGAAAGTCACCGAGAAGGTGGCTaaagtggaggaaaaaatgaaagagccTGAAGGAAAGCTTTCTCCAATGAAACGTGCAACGCCTTCGCCATGCAGTAGTGAACTCAGTGAACCCCTTAAGATGGAGTCCTCCAATGATGGTGGCTTTAAAAGCCAGCAGAACAGCCCAGTCCCTCAGAGAGATGGTTGCAAGGATAGTCCAACTGTAGAGCCTGTGGAAAACGGGAAAGAACCTGTTAAGTCCGTTGTAGGTTCTTTAAGTAGCAGCACCGCTATCATTACTGATCACCCTCCCGAACAGCCATTTGTAAATCCATTAAGTGCACTGCAGTCTGTCATGAATATTCACCTTGGGAAGGCAGCAAAGCCATCTTTGCCCGCTTTGGATCCAATGagcatgctttttaaaatgagcaaCAGTTTGGCGGAAAAGGCTGCGGTGGCCACCCCACCTCTGCAGTCCAAAAAAACAGACCACTTAGACCGTTATTTTTATCATGTCAACAATGACCAACCCATAGATTTGACGAAAGGCAAGAGTGACAAAAGCTGCTCTTTGGGTTCAGCGCTTTTGTCATCCACATCGACATCTTCAGCATCTTCTTCATCTACAGTGACAACAGCAAAGACATCTGCAGTCGTGTCATTCATGTCAAACTCGCCGCTACGCGAGAATGCCTTGTCAGATATATCTGATATGCTGAAGAACCTGACAGAAAGTCACACATCAAAATCTTCCACACCTTCCAGCATATCTGAGAAATCTGACATTGATGGTACCACAATAGAGGAACCAGAAGAGAGTACACCAgctcagaaaaggaagggacGTCAGTCTAACTGGAACCCTCAGCACTTGCTCATATTGCAGGCCCAGTTTGCAGCTAGTTTACGGCAGACTTCAGAGGGAAAATACATCATGTCAGACTTGAGCCCTCAAGAAAGAATGCACATTTCCAGGTTTACGGGACTTTCAATGACCACAATTAGCCACTGGCTAGCCAATGTGAAATACCAGCTCCGAAGGACGGGGGGAACTAAGTTCCTTAAAAATTTGGACACTGGGCACCCAGTGTTCTTTTGTAATGACTGTGCTTCACAGATCAGAACTCCTTCAACTTATATCAGTCACCTTGAATCGCATCTGGGTTTCAGGTTACGAGACTTGTCCAAACTGTCCAGTGAACAGATTAACAATCAGATAGCACAAGCAAAGTCACCATCTGAAAAACTGGTGACGTCCTCTCCAGAGGAAGATATCGGAACTTCTTATCAGTGCAAACTTTGTAACAGGACTTTTGCAAGCAAGCATGCTGTTAAACTTCATCTTAGTAAAACACATGGGAAGTCACCAGAGGATCATCTTCTGTATGTTTCAGAGTTAGAGAAACAGTAG